A DNA window from Maribellus comscasis contains the following coding sequences:
- a CDS encoding PhoH family protein produces MLNANSKSKIFILDTNVILHDHTCIYQFQDNDILLPITVLEELDKFKRGNDLINFQAREFTRLLDEIVGDELFNGGKTLGKGKGKLRIETGKPFSDELKASFREDIPDHRILAIADYASKTYPDRKTILVSKDINLRMKAKSLGIQSEDYKTDQVTDENVLDKTITTLENFDDRLIDLLYEQGSFAIEEIKSEFKPEANECFIFKGNNSSVLARYDAKADRIFRVEKKTAYGIKPRNAEQTFSLNVLMDPEIKLIALTGKAGTGKTLLALAAAIEMHKSFDQILLARPIVALSNRDLGFLPGDASEKINPYMQPLFDNLGVIKHVFNPRSQEYQKIEELQKEERLVITPLAYIRGRSLSNSYFIIDEAQNLTPHEIKTIITRAGEGTKMIFTGDLQQIDSPYLDMKSNGLAYMTDRLKNQDIFAHINLLKGERSYLAELASNLL; encoded by the coding sequence ATGTTGAACGCAAATAGCAAGAGTAAAATTTTCATTTTAGACACAAATGTAATTTTACACGACCACACCTGCATTTACCAGTTTCAGGACAACGACATTCTACTCCCAATAACTGTTTTAGAAGAACTGGATAAATTTAAAAGAGGCAATGATCTCATCAATTTTCAGGCCCGGGAATTCACCCGTCTGCTGGATGAAATCGTAGGAGATGAGTTATTTAACGGAGGGAAAACCCTGGGAAAAGGAAAGGGAAAACTGCGAATTGAAACAGGAAAGCCATTTTCCGATGAATTAAAAGCCTCCTTCCGTGAAGATATTCCCGACCACCGCATTTTGGCTATTGCCGATTATGCATCTAAAACATATCCAGACAGAAAAACAATTCTTGTGAGTAAGGATATTAACTTGCGGATGAAAGCCAAATCACTGGGAATTCAGTCGGAAGATTACAAAACCGACCAGGTTACTGATGAAAATGTCCTCGACAAAACAATAACTACGCTGGAGAATTTTGACGACCGACTGATTGACTTATTGTATGAACAAGGCTCGTTTGCTATCGAAGAAATCAAAAGTGAATTTAAGCCGGAAGCCAATGAGTGTTTTATTTTTAAAGGCAACAATTCAAGTGTTTTGGCCCGTTACGATGCAAAGGCAGATAGAATTTTCAGGGTAGAAAAGAAAACAGCATATGGAATTAAACCCAGAAATGCCGAACAAACATTTAGTTTAAATGTATTGATGGATCCGGAAATAAAACTAATTGCTTTAACCGGAAAAGCGGGAACGGGCAAAACACTTCTTGCTTTAGCGGCAGCCATCGAAATGCACAAAAGTTTTGACCAGATTTTGCTGGCGCGGCCGATTGTTGCCTTAAGTAACCGCGATTTGGGATTTCTGCCGGGAGACGCATCAGAAAAAATAAACCCTTACATGCAGCCTCTTTTTGACAATCTCGGAGTGATAAAACATGTATTTAATCCCCGCAGTCAGGAATATCAAAAAATAGAAGAACTGCAAAAAGAAGAAAGACTGGTAATTACGCCGCTGGCTTATATTCGCGGACGAAGTCTTTCAAACTCGTATTTTATTATCGACGAAGCACAAAACCTGACTCCACACGAAATAAAAACCATTATTACACGTGCGGGAGAAGGAACAAAAATGATATTTACCGGCGATTTACAACAAATCGACTCGCCTTACCTCGATATGAAATCAAACGGCCTGGCATATATGACCGACCGGCTAAAGAATCAGGATATATTTGCTCATATAAACCTTTTAAAAGGCGAGCGCAGTTATCTGGCAGAATTGGCAAGCAACTTATTGTAA
- a CDS encoding Gfo/Idh/MocA family protein, which yields MEETSKNQLNRRRFLGLSALGLTGLTVLPSWTMNGIKIAPSDRVVLGYIGCGQQALSDFRGFSSVPGVQVVACCDVDSMKQQRFKKTVEEWQKGQGVSPRCDMYEQYEELLERRDIDAVEVVTPDHWHALQTIHACQAGKDVYVQKPLSFTITEAQKMVRVANDNKRVVQVGSQQRSSGEFQKAIELVQNGAIGHIDKIYAKVGDPPNPLDLPEEPIPGNLNFNLWMGPLNDPKIHYHPDLCPPISLDPPEREKLWGAWRWYLETGNGYTADWGAHMFDIAQAAIGMDGSGPAEIIPKGYNGAEYLTFKYLNGIVMTEQPYLEDMPKAQGIKFIGDKGWIEVARGYLGCSDSSLVPENLAGRRPRNLTPEERKRMYEEMQKAQAKGSGSFEISAPHMENFIDAVRSRQKPIAPIEVGASTAVLCCLGNMATELKRTVKWNPATQSFGEDKEAWNHRLYHYDYRGSYKL from the coding sequence ATGGAAGAAACTTCAAAAAATCAACTAAATCGTAGAAGATTTTTAGGTTTGTCCGCGTTGGGTTTAACCGGTTTAACTGTTTTACCAAGCTGGACAATGAATGGTATCAAAATAGCTCCAAGTGACAGAGTTGTACTTGGTTATATTGGCTGTGGTCAACAGGCACTTTCCGATTTTAGAGGATTTAGCAGTGTTCCTGGTGTTCAGGTTGTTGCTTGTTGCGACGTTGATAGTATGAAACAACAGCGTTTCAAAAAAACGGTTGAAGAATGGCAAAAAGGACAGGGGGTTTCACCTCGGTGCGATATGTACGAACAGTATGAAGAATTACTGGAAAGAAGAGACATTGATGCAGTTGAAGTTGTAACTCCCGACCATTGGCATGCCTTACAAACAATCCACGCATGTCAGGCGGGAAAAGATGTATATGTTCAAAAGCCATTGTCTTTTACCATTACTGAGGCTCAGAAAATGGTAAGAGTTGCCAACGATAACAAGCGTGTTGTTCAGGTAGGTAGTCAGCAAAGATCAAGTGGTGAGTTCCAGAAAGCTATTGAATTGGTTCAAAACGGTGCTATTGGCCACATCGATAAGATTTATGCCAAAGTGGGTGATCCACCAAACCCATTGGATCTTCCTGAAGAGCCAATTCCGGGTAACCTCAATTTTAATTTATGGATGGGGCCATTAAACGATCCGAAAATTCATTACCATCCGGATCTTTGCCCTCCAATTTCTTTGGATCCGCCGGAAAGAGAGAAGTTGTGGGGTGCATGGCGCTGGTATCTTGAAACCGGAAATGGTTATACCGCCGACTGGGGTGCACACATGTTTGACATTGCTCAGGCTGCTATTGGTATGGATGGCTCTGGACCAGCTGAAATTATTCCCAAAGGATACAACGGAGCAGAATATTTGACATTCAAATATTTAAATGGTATTGTAATGACTGAACAGCCTTATTTGGAAGACATGCCCAAAGCTCAGGGAATTAAATTTATTGGAGATAAAGGCTGGATAGAAGTCGCACGTGGATATCTTGGATGTTCCGACTCTTCGCTTGTTCCTGAAAATCTGGCTGGAAGAAGGCCCCGAAACCTCACTCCTGAAGAACGGAAGAGAATGTATGAAGAAATGCAGAAAGCTCAGGCAAAAGGAAGCGGCAGCTTTGAAATTAGTGCACCTCATATGGAAAATTTTATCGATGCAGTTCGTTCAAGGCAAAAGCCAATTGCTCCAATTGAAGTTGGTGCCAGTACTGCTGTTCTTTGTTGTTTGGGTAATATGGCAACCGAACTGAAACGTACGGTAAAATGGAATCCTGCTACTCAAAGTTTTGGCGAAGATAAAGAAGCATGGAATCACCGTTTATATCACTATGATTACAGAGGTTCATATAAATTGTAA
- a CDS encoding bifunctional folylpolyglutamate synthase/dihydrofolate synthase, with protein MKYTETLNYLYTMLPMYQRTGPAAYKDNLDNTILLDNYYENPHEKFRTIHVAGTNGKGSVSHMLAAVFQKAGYKTGLYTSPHLKDFRERIRINGVMIPKNEIVQWVENFRINNELWKIEPSFFELTVALAFDYFARGKVDIAIVEVGLGGRLDSTNIIRPEVSVITNIGLDHVALLGDSIEKIAAEKGGIIKPGVPVVVGKKQKETGPVFMDIATKTGSEIFFADQEYKIPYSMQDLSGKQVMKVEKNGGMFFEQLKLDLLGLYQLENLPAVLKTIELMQQKGWLLSDENILDGLSDAAQLTGLMGRWQIIGANPKMVCDTAHNADGISQIVRQIEQTPFENLHIVFGMVNDKEPEKVLSLLPQNATFYFTKANIPRALDEKVLKAKALKFGFKGESYSSVFEALNQAQKKAGENDLIYVGGSTFVVAEIL; from the coding sequence TTGAAATATACAGAAACACTCAATTATTTATATACGATGTTGCCGATGTACCAGCGAACCGGTCCGGCAGCATACAAAGACAATCTGGATAATACCATTTTGTTGGACAATTATTATGAAAATCCCCATGAAAAATTTAGAACCATTCATGTAGCCGGAACAAACGGCAAGGGTTCTGTGTCGCATATGCTGGCTGCAGTTTTTCAGAAAGCCGGTTACAAAACCGGATTGTATACTTCTCCTCACTTAAAAGATTTCAGAGAAAGAATTCGGATTAACGGAGTAATGATTCCGAAAAATGAGATTGTTCAGTGGGTGGAGAATTTTAGAATCAACAATGAGTTGTGGAAAATTGAGCCTTCTTTTTTTGAACTGACGGTGGCTTTGGCATTTGACTATTTTGCACGTGGAAAGGTAGATATTGCGATTGTGGAAGTAGGTCTTGGCGGCCGGCTCGATTCAACAAATATTATCAGGCCTGAAGTGAGTGTGATAACCAATATTGGTCTTGACCATGTTGCACTTTTGGGAGATTCAATTGAAAAAATTGCTGCAGAAAAAGGCGGGATAATAAAGCCTGGTGTCCCGGTTGTGGTTGGAAAAAAACAAAAAGAAACAGGTCCTGTTTTTATGGATATTGCAACGAAAACAGGTTCAGAAATATTTTTTGCCGATCAGGAATATAAAATTCCTTATTCAATGCAGGATTTAAGTGGAAAACAAGTGATGAAAGTTGAAAAGAATGGCGGAATGTTTTTTGAACAATTAAAACTGGATTTGCTTGGACTGTATCAGCTGGAGAATTTACCGGCAGTTTTGAAAACGATTGAACTGATGCAACAAAAAGGGTGGCTGCTTTCCGATGAAAATATTCTTGACGGTTTGTCTGATGCTGCTCAATTGACTGGCTTAATGGGGCGCTGGCAAATTATTGGCGCAAATCCTAAAATGGTGTGCGATACAGCTCATAATGCCGATGGAATTTCACAGATTGTTCGACAAATTGAACAAACGCCATTTGAGAATTTGCATATCGTATTTGGAATGGTAAATGATAAAGAACCTGAAAAAGTTTTGTCGCTACTTCCCCAAAATGCGACTTTTTATTTTACCAAAGCAAATATTCCGCGCGCTTTGGATGAAAAAGTTTTAAAGGCGAAGGCTTTAAAATTCGGATTTAAGGGTGAAAGTTATTCTTCAGTGTTTGAGGCGCTTAATCAGGCACAAAAAAAAGCCGGAGAAAATGACTTAATTTACGTGGGAGGGAGTACGTTTGTTGTTGCAGAAATTTTATAG
- a CDS encoding sugar phosphate isomerase/epimerase family protein translates to METKREFLKKLGLLTVGGVVGGAMAPATASNSKGNLFAPKKVVGLQLYSLGRELTEDVPNGLKKVVEIGYSRAEAASYRERKMYGYDVPEFKKVANDAGLEITGSHVNPPVRKYTRDNMGEIADFWKTTVEDHAKLGVNTLVQPGMPQIENHDDAAIVCEVFNKAGEIAKDAGIRWGYHNHNHEFERVVKEEDKAKQRNPWMPVGDVVYDLMLEGTDPSLVFFEMDVYWTVMGQNDPLEYFEKYAGRFPVLHIKDRSVLGQSGMMNFKNIFTKAYENGLDEYFVELEGIKAGMTQFEGVKECFDYLNKASFVK, encoded by the coding sequence ATGGAGACAAAAAGAGAATTTTTAAAGAAACTTGGGCTTCTCACAGTTGGAGGAGTGGTAGGAGGTGCGATGGCTCCGGCTACAGCATCAAATTCCAAAGGTAATTTGTTTGCCCCAAAAAAAGTTGTGGGTTTACAGTTGTATTCTCTTGGAAGAGAATTAACTGAAGATGTTCCCAATGGATTAAAGAAAGTTGTTGAAATCGGATATAGCAGAGCCGAGGCTGCCAGCTACCGTGAAAGAAAAATGTATGGCTATGACGTACCCGAATTTAAAAAAGTAGCCAATGATGCCGGTCTGGAAATTACGGGCTCGCATGTAAATCCCCCGGTTCGTAAATATACCAGGGATAACATGGGCGAAATTGCTGATTTTTGGAAAACAACCGTAGAAGACCATGCAAAACTTGGGGTTAATACCTTGGTTCAACCAGGGATGCCGCAAATTGAAAACCATGATGATGCCGCTATTGTATGCGAAGTTTTTAACAAAGCCGGTGAAATTGCAAAAGATGCCGGAATCAGATGGGGATACCATAATCACAACCACGAATTTGAAAGGGTGGTAAAAGAAGAAGATAAAGCCAAGCAACGTAATCCTTGGATGCCGGTTGGCGACGTAGTTTACGATTTGATGCTTGAAGGGACAGACCCAAGCCTGGTTTTCTTTGAAATGGATGTATACTGGACTGTTATGGGACAGAATGATCCGCTGGAATATTTCGAAAAATATGCAGGAAGGTTCCCGGTTTTACATATTAAAGACCGCTCAGTTCTTGGACAATCGGGTATGATGAATTTTAAAAATATTTTCACAAAAGCCTACGAAAACGGGCTTGATGAATATTTTGTTGAATTGGAAGGAATCAAAGCCGGTATGACTCAGTTTGAAGGAGTAAAAGAATGTTTTGATTATTTGAACAAAGCTTCCTTTGTAAAATAG
- a CDS encoding C1 family peptidase, producing the protein MKNEFKKFTKEQATVLKQRIVSVTENEVQKWFTTEKKEVKFKVHAKTHQNMAELLDEDLDLSNDAIEKLEANEIEDDDLLKKIDEKRDENKDYETFEVTLIHPEDFDFDPELDEEDQKSEKLINDDTVKFKSYYAQDTLEAPTDLNIVESESMGLPSTIDHRSDQSPVKNQCSRGTCVAHASCGVLEAFDHIPDDLSEQYLHYKFNEFIGRPHSQDQGLKTTDAAKYLARSDGKICLESEWPYLCNQSQINSLISAGTYGPSSDATGNQTYGIKYYKIIQDNGLTGESIKNTRYLESLLYQGYNIVIGTWVAWQDTDNDGILDPRFSNGNPIYQGGHAMLVVGYNKIQNYFIVKNSWGPGWGHSGYAYLSYDYIRTYFKYGFVVKQPVPFEPQSVPGRLLRAPYSYSKISRTRLRAAIIAFKTSKGRYAVCEAYAGYNLYLKNLVVYNANGTVHLKRSGLVVRGTYLCDIDSGRETSNDADFWWEAVKPGVNYLVPRNGAKVCILYDMKYLTASRINSYSINDAGIPSSKLNFAVVVGKTTTNRPYKAIMHLESNNQLEISYLEVLNNDGTRYKYKRGIMVPSSWTYNLDTLQTGGGKYADLWWHVISDNVGFVEKYSWAKIELLFYV; encoded by the coding sequence ATGAAAAACGAATTTAAAAAGTTCACAAAAGAACAAGCTACAGTGTTAAAACAACGCATTGTTTCGGTTACCGAAAATGAAGTGCAAAAGTGGTTTACAACCGAAAAAAAAGAAGTGAAGTTTAAAGTTCATGCAAAAACCCATCAAAATATGGCAGAATTGCTTGATGAAGATTTAGATTTAAGCAACGATGCGATAGAAAAACTGGAAGCCAATGAAATTGAAGACGACGACCTGCTAAAAAAGATCGACGAGAAACGTGACGAAAACAAAGACTATGAAACCTTTGAAGTCACTTTAATTCATCCGGAAGATTTTGATTTTGATCCTGAATTGGATGAAGAAGATCAGAAAAGTGAAAAATTAATTAATGATGATACCGTAAAATTTAAGTCTTATTATGCACAGGATACACTGGAGGCACCAACCGACTTAAATATTGTAGAGTCAGAATCAATGGGATTACCTTCTACAATTGATCACCGAAGCGACCAATCGCCCGTTAAAAACCAGTGCTCTCGGGGTACCTGCGTTGCCCATGCTTCTTGCGGGGTTTTGGAAGCGTTTGATCATATTCCGGATGATCTTTCGGAACAATATCTTCATTACAAATTCAATGAATTTATAGGTCGGCCTCACAGTCAGGATCAGGGATTAAAAACTACTGATGCAGCAAAATATCTCGCCCGGAGCGATGGAAAAATTTGCCTGGAATCAGAGTGGCCCTATCTGTGTAACCAGTCTCAAATAAATAGTTTAATAAGTGCCGGAACTTACGGCCCGTCATCGGATGCAACAGGAAATCAAACATACGGAATTAAATATTACAAAATTATTCAGGACAACGGGCTTACCGGAGAGAGTATTAAAAACACCCGTTATCTGGAATCGCTGCTTTACCAGGGTTATAACATTGTAATCGGTACGTGGGTTGCCTGGCAGGACACCGATAATGACGGCATTCTGGATCCCAGATTTTCAAACGGAAATCCAATTTATCAAGGGGGGCACGCCATGCTTGTTGTTGGCTACAATAAAATCCAAAACTACTTTATTGTTAAAAATAGTTGGGGACCAGGATGGGGACATTCCGGTTATGCCTATTTGAGTTACGATTACATTCGTACCTACTTCAAATATGGATTTGTGGTTAAACAACCCGTACCTTTTGAACCACAAAGTGTTCCGGGAAGACTTTTGCGGGCACCCTATTCCTATTCCAAAATCAGCAGAACCAGATTGCGTGCTGCCATTATTGCCTTTAAAACCTCAAAAGGAAGATACGCAGTTTGCGAAGCCTATGCAGGATACAACCTCTACCTAAAAAACCTGGTGGTATACAATGCAAACGGAACTGTTCATCTGAAACGCAGCGGCTTGGTTGTTCGTGGTACTTATTTATGCGACATCGACAGTGGTCGCGAAACATCGAATGATGCAGACTTCTGGTGGGAAGCTGTTAAACCGGGTGTTAATTATCTCGTTCCTAGAAATGGCGCCAAAGTTTGCATATTGTATGATATGAAATACCTGACAGCAAGCAGAATTAACAGTTATTCAATTAATGATGCAGGTATTCCATCAAGTAAGCTTAATTTTGCCGTTGTTGTTGGAAAAACAACGACCAATCGCCCATACAAAGCAATTATGCATTTGGAATCCAACAACCAGCTTGAAATTTCTTATCTTGAAGTTTTGAATAACGACGGCACAAGATACAAATACAAACGGGGAATTATGGTCCCCTCGTCGTGGACTTATAATCTGGATACGCTGCAAACCGGTGGCGGAAAATATGCCGACTTGTGGTGGCACGTTATTTCAGACAATGTAGGTTTTGTAGAAAAATATTCCTGGGCAAAAATTGAGTTACTGTTCTATGTCTGA